The following proteins are encoded in a genomic region of Sulfurimonas sp. HSL3-7:
- a CDS encoding ElyC/SanA/YdcF family protein: MVDTLFIVKKIAGELLGPLSIGLFIAAAGFVALYIGRIKAAKTLLPLAFVWIALLSYAPVSDLLLKPLERQYPALIETPVNVDYILVLGSGHNSDKALPITSQVTTTALTRLSEGIRHYNRLADVKLVVSGYGGQDPYNHASMQKKAARALGVESDDIIMLETPKDTYEEAVAMKKMAGEKPFILVTSASHMPRAFKIFKAQGLNPIAAPTGYQVRGESEWLQMPNGRSLRGSDLAFHEYLGLAWEWVKQ; encoded by the coding sequence ATGGTCGATACGCTTTTCATCGTCAAAAAAATTGCGGGTGAACTTTTAGGACCGCTCTCTATCGGCTTGTTTATTGCCGCAGCCGGGTTTGTCGCACTCTATATCGGACGAATAAAAGCGGCGAAAACACTCTTGCCGCTTGCCTTTGTCTGGATTGCGCTGCTGAGTTATGCGCCTGTCAGTGACCTGCTTTTAAAACCCCTGGAACGACAATACCCGGCATTGATCGAGACACCGGTGAATGTTGACTATATCCTGGTGCTCGGCAGCGGCCATAACAGCGACAAAGCGCTTCCGATCACCTCGCAAGTCACTACAACGGCACTGACCCGTCTGAGTGAGGGAATACGCCATTATAACAGGCTGGCAGACGTAAAACTGGTAGTCTCGGGCTACGGCGGCCAAGACCCTTATAACCACGCTTCGATGCAGAAAAAAGCAGCACGCGCGCTTGGTGTGGAAAGTGATGATATCATCATGCTTGAGACACCAAAAGATACCTACGAAGAGGCGGTGGCAATGAAAAAAATGGCAGGTGAGAAGCCGTTTATTCTGGTGACATCGGCATCCCATATGCCGCGCGCATTCAAGATCTTTAAAGCACAGGGGTTAAATCCGATTGCCGCGCCGACGGGTTATCAGGTACGGGGCGAGAGCGAATGGCTTCAGATGCCAAACGGCAGGAGTCTACGGGGCAGTGACCTCGCTTTTCATGAGTATCTGGGTCTGGCCTGGGAGTGGGTAAAACAGTGA